A genomic segment from Candidatus Eisenbacteria bacterium encodes:
- a CDS encoding 6,7-dimethyl-8-ribityllumazine synthase, which translates to MPRMVEGRLDGSGKKFGVVVSRFNDFVGRRLVDGAVDCFLRHGTASDAVTVVRVPGSFEIPFQAKRLAESGKFDAVICLGAVIRGETPHFDYVAGEVAKGIARVGLETGVPVIFGIVTAESIEQAIERAGAKEGNRGWDAALAAIEMANLAGEGLG; encoded by the coding sequence ATGCCGCGCATGGTGGAAGGCCGGCTGGACGGCTCAGGGAAGAAGTTCGGGGTCGTCGTGAGCCGGTTCAACGATTTCGTGGGAAGGCGACTCGTGGACGGCGCCGTCGATTGCTTTCTTCGGCACGGAACCGCGAGCGACGCCGTCACGGTGGTTCGGGTTCCCGGCTCGTTCGAGATCCCGTTTCAGGCGAAGCGCCTCGCGGAATCCGGGAAGTTCGACGCGGTCATCTGCCTCGGCGCGGTGATCCGCGGGGAGACGCCCCATTTCGATTATGTGGCGGGAGAGGTCGCGAAGGGGATCGCGCGGGTCGGGCTCGAGACCGGCGTGCCGGTCATCTTCGGCATCGTGACGGCCGAGTCGATCGAGCAGGCGATCGAGCGGGCCGGCGCGAAGGAAGGGAACCGGGGCTGGGACGCGGCGCTCGCCGCGATCGAGATGGCGAACCTCGCGGGGGAAGGTCTCGGATAG
- the nusB gene encoding transcription antitermination factor NusB, with translation MGKRRRGRELALKILYRLDVTGEGWEEVRDRLEEYEKPETVRLFGMRLIEAVLLHREAIDRILGEAAVNWDVRRMAHIDRNILRVALAEYLVLGETPAPVVIDEAIEIAARYSTDDSGAFVNGILDRIVRALSPGSLAAPAPEKETPRPRPD, from the coding sequence GTGGGGAAGCGTCGTCGCGGGCGCGAGCTGGCGCTCAAGATCCTCTATCGCCTCGACGTGACGGGAGAGGGATGGGAGGAGGTGAGGGATCGGCTCGAGGAGTACGAGAAGCCGGAGACGGTGCGCCTCTTCGGCATGCGTCTCATCGAAGCGGTCCTCCTTCACCGCGAGGCGATCGATCGGATCCTCGGCGAGGCGGCGGTCAACTGGGACGTTCGACGGATGGCGCATATCGACCGGAACATCCTGCGGGTCGCGCTCGCGGAGTACCTCGTGCTCGGCGAGACGCCGGCGCCGGTCGTGATCGACGAGGCGATCGAGATCGCTGCGCGCTACTCGACCGATGATTCCGGCGCGTTCGTGAACGGGATCCTGGACCGGATCGTGCGCGCGCTTTCGCCCGGCTCGCTCGCCGCGCCGGCGCCCGAGAAGGAAACGCCTCGCCCGCGGCCCGATTGA
- a CDS encoding glycosyltransferase family 4 protein: protein MRRNGDGIAIGNLRILVVNWRDWKNPEAGGAEVHLQEIFGRIAARGHEVTVLAHRFAGSAAEETADGMRVLRIGGKFDFNFHVIPFVRRRRSMGRYDVVVEDLNKLPFFLPFAAREPVGAILHHFFGSSIWKETNPLFASYVSLGERLVRRLYRSVPFCAVSESTAAELEAGGVPRSRIRVIHNAVDHETCFPDPNVSRVKGRIAYLGRVKRYKGIDHLLAALARIREEIPEAHLVIVGRGDDTPRLIRMTRRLGLEKRVTFAGFVDTETKVRHLREAEVVVTPSPKEGWGVTTIEANACGTPVVASDAPGLRDAVRDGVTGLLFPYGDASALADRLRRILRDDALRERLSRAAIDWAARFRWERSAEEMTDWLESVAALGRR from the coding sequence GTGCGCCGGAACGGGGACGGGATCGCCATCGGCAACCTTCGCATTCTCGTGGTCAACTGGCGCGACTGGAAGAACCCGGAGGCGGGCGGCGCCGAGGTGCATCTCCAGGAGATCTTCGGGCGGATCGCCGCGCGCGGGCACGAGGTGACGGTTCTCGCCCACCGGTTCGCGGGGAGCGCCGCGGAGGAGACCGCGGACGGCATGCGCGTGCTCCGGATCGGCGGGAAGTTCGACTTCAACTTCCACGTGATCCCGTTCGTTCGACGGCGGCGATCGATGGGCCGTTACGATGTCGTGGTCGAGGACCTGAACAAGCTCCCCTTCTTTCTCCCCTTCGCCGCGAGGGAACCGGTGGGCGCGATCCTCCATCACTTTTTCGGAAGCTCGATCTGGAAGGAGACGAATCCCCTCTTCGCGAGCTATGTCTCGCTCGGCGAACGGTTGGTGCGCCGGCTCTATCGCAGCGTTCCTTTCTGCGCGGTGAGCGAATCGACGGCCGCCGAGCTGGAGGCCGGGGGAGTCCCACGCTCCCGAATCCGCGTGATCCACAACGCGGTCGATCACGAGACGTGCTTCCCCGATCCGAATGTTTCGCGCGTGAAGGGGCGGATCGCCTACCTCGGGCGTGTGAAGAGATACAAGGGGATCGATCACCTTCTCGCCGCGCTCGCCCGCATCCGCGAGGAGATCCCCGAGGCGCACCTTGTGATTGTGGGGCGGGGGGACGACACGCCGCGCCTCATCCGGATGACGCGCCGGCTCGGCCTCGAGAAACGAGTGACGTTCGCCGGCTTCGTCGACACGGAGACGAAGGTGAGGCACCTTCGCGAGGCGGAGGTCGTCGTAACGCCGTCGCCGAAGGAGGGATGGGGCGTCACCACGATCGAGGCGAACGCGTGCGGGACCCCGGTCGTCGCGAGCGACGCGCCGGGGCTTCGGGATGCGGTGAGGGACGGGGTGACCGGGCTTCTCTTCCCCTACGGAGACGCGTCGGCGCTCGCGGACCGGCTCCGCCGAATCCTTCGGGACGATGCGCTCCGCGAGAGGCTCTCGCGCGCCGCGATCGATTGGGCGGCCCGCTTCCGCTGGGAGCGCTCCGCCGAGGAGATGACGGATTGGCTCGAAAGCGTGGCGGCCCTCGGCCGCCGGTAG
- a CDS encoding flippase-like domain-containing protein, with translation MAGARRALLFLAKAVFSFLLLYLLLRGGTWERVVALARENFLAGPLVVALVAFAISNVLGGLQWHILLRGQGIRIGFSRAVNLYFVGLFFSNFLPANIGGDVVKIVDVYRSTGRGGGAVAATMMDRAIGLATLAAMSCAAGAAVLPALGPRPVLLLVPLFFLFFVGLCLMFLSRRVGALLLKLVRLLPAASVRTKGESILAAVIQYREKRRALIDALAVSIPVQALRILVHYWAALSLGIHVPPVYFFLFIPMIAVLIALPISINGIGVREGFTVLFFAMAGIDREQAFSISFLAFLVGVAVSLAGGVLYLVRTFQKGPRGGRGAGLRGDGESV, from the coding sequence ATGGCGGGTGCGAGGCGGGCGCTCCTCTTTCTCGCGAAGGCGGTCTTCAGCTTTCTTCTCCTCTACCTTCTTCTTCGAGGAGGAACGTGGGAGCGGGTCGTCGCGCTCGCGCGGGAGAATTTCCTCGCGGGACCCCTCGTCGTCGCACTCGTCGCTTTCGCGATCAGCAACGTCCTCGGCGGCCTCCAGTGGCACATCCTCCTCCGCGGGCAAGGGATACGCATCGGCTTTTCTCGAGCCGTAAACCTTTATTTCGTCGGTCTTTTCTTCTCGAACTTCCTCCCGGCGAACATCGGGGGGGATGTGGTGAAGATCGTCGACGTCTATCGCTCGACCGGTAGGGGCGGGGGAGCGGTCGCGGCGACGATGATGGACCGCGCGATCGGCCTGGCCACGCTCGCCGCCATGTCGTGCGCGGCCGGCGCGGCCGTTCTTCCCGCGCTCGGTCCGCGTCCGGTCCTTCTTCTCGTCCCTCTCTTCTTTCTCTTCTTCGTCGGCCTTTGCCTCATGTTCCTCAGCCGGCGGGTGGGAGCGCTCCTCCTCAAGCTCGTGCGGCTTCTTCCGGCGGCGTCGGTGCGGACGAAGGGGGAGTCGATTCTCGCGGCGGTGATCCAGTACCGGGAGAAGCGCCGGGCGCTCATCGACGCGCTCGCTGTCTCGATTCCGGTGCAGGCGCTTCGCATTCTCGTCCACTACTGGGCGGCCCTCTCCCTCGGCATCCACGTTCCTCCGGTCTACTTCTTCCTCTTCATCCCGATGATCGCCGTCCTCATCGCCCTTCCGATCTCGATCAACGGGATCGGCGTGCGCGAAGGATTCACCGTCCTCTTCTTCGCGATGGCGGGGATCGACCGGGAGCAGGCCTTCTCGATCTCGTTCCTCGCGTTCCTCGTCGGGGTCGCCGTGAGCCTCGCGGGGGGCGTTCTCTATCTCGTGCGGACTTTTCAGAAGGGCCCGCGCGGCGGGAGAGGCGCGGGGTTGCGCGGGGACGGCGAATCGGTCTAA
- a CDS encoding DUF2723 domain-containing protein produces the protein MESVFGERKSGGAPEGARADRIVGLLLFVFVLAVYTITLAPTVAFWDTGEFIAASSILAVPHPPGTPLYILLGRLFSLVPASSVAVRVNMLSAIPGALAILFLYLALLIIGKSLLPREPDSADRWRLRFGAAGGGLFAAFGKTCWINATEAEVYAPSLFFIALGMWMLLRWSERRPEERGKGGLLLLAYLLSLSIGVHLGTYLALPAFVLFVLAVDRRVLLDARFLALAAFVTLLGLTAHFYLPIRSTLNPVIDEANPETGTAFLDFLLRKQYKPNNPFVRQAAWVFQLRMYGEYFLQQYGPFLAGLGAVGAFWHARRERRSFLLYGGLFVLTSAFLVFYMNFTDHEVRDRDYFFTPSFFLWGGWMGLGGAALLGRFRSLLSLGREGDRMFHGILAAVLLVAPLGFFASRFDAHDRRGNYIAADYAWNILTCLEENAVLFTNGDNDTFPLWYLQEVEGVRKDVRVANLALLNTSWYIWQLKHLEPKVPIGYSDAEIEDLRAFRTRDGSIVAIKDQAVFEIIRANAWERPLYFAVTVPELMGLDERRVLRLEGLVYRIVPEPQTKYVDTRRTEENLWERYRYRGVLTKDGVRDDSVVKDSNEEKLVANYAAAFSRLAIQLRNDGEFERAIRAMEMTRRIVPRYRVYEGLMGPLYAEAERYEDAESLFVRQIGDYPDSLSPYLGLAFVRDKRGRQDEADSLYREGIRVSPAHQEGYLRLCRLRLQRGDLTGAREVLLAWIVARPDDAAARAQLREVEDALARGAAGDPPDGEEETDEG, from the coding sequence TTGGAGAGCGTCTTCGGAGAGCGGAAATCGGGGGGCGCGCCGGAGGGGGCCCGGGCGGACCGGATCGTCGGCCTTCTCCTCTTCGTGTTCGTGCTCGCCGTCTACACGATCACGCTCGCCCCGACCGTTGCCTTTTGGGACACGGGCGAGTTCATCGCCGCCTCCTCCATCCTCGCGGTTCCCCACCCCCCGGGGACCCCGCTCTACATCCTGCTGGGACGCCTCTTCTCGCTCGTGCCCGCGTCTTCCGTCGCGGTTCGCGTCAACATGCTCTCGGCGATCCCAGGTGCCCTCGCGATCCTTTTTCTTTATCTCGCGCTTCTCATCATCGGGAAGAGCCTTCTCCCGCGGGAGCCGGATTCCGCCGATCGCTGGCGGCTCCGATTCGGCGCGGCGGGGGGAGGGCTCTTCGCCGCGTTCGGGAAGACCTGTTGGATCAACGCGACCGAAGCCGAGGTCTACGCGCCGAGCCTCTTCTTCATTGCCCTCGGCATGTGGATGCTCCTCCGGTGGTCCGAAAGACGGCCGGAAGAACGGGGAAAGGGGGGCCTTCTCCTCCTCGCTTACCTGCTCTCCCTTTCGATCGGCGTTCACCTCGGCACGTACCTCGCGCTCCCCGCCTTCGTCCTCTTCGTCTTGGCAGTCGATCGGCGCGTGCTTCTCGACGCGCGGTTCCTCGCCCTCGCGGCCTTCGTGACGCTTCTCGGCCTCACGGCGCATTTCTATCTTCCGATCCGCTCGACGCTGAACCCGGTCATCGACGAGGCGAACCCGGAGACGGGAACGGCGTTTCTCGATTTCCTCCTTCGCAAGCAGTACAAGCCGAACAACCCCTTCGTGCGCCAGGCGGCGTGGGTCTTTCAGCTTCGCATGTACGGCGAGTACTTCCTTCAGCAGTACGGCCCCTTCCTCGCGGGGCTTGGGGCGGTCGGCGCCTTCTGGCACGCGCGGCGGGAGCGCCGCTCGTTTCTCCTCTACGGCGGCCTCTTCGTTCTCACGAGCGCGTTTCTCGTTTTCTACATGAACTTCACGGACCACGAGGTTCGAGACCGAGACTATTTCTTCACGCCGTCCTTCTTCCTGTGGGGGGGCTGGATGGGGCTCGGCGGCGCGGCGCTCCTCGGGCGGTTTCGCTCGCTTCTTTCGCTCGGCCGCGAAGGAGACCGGATGTTCCACGGAATCCTTGCCGCGGTTCTTCTCGTCGCGCCGCTCGGCTTCTTCGCCAGTCGATTCGACGCCCACGATCGCCGCGGGAACTACATCGCGGCCGACTACGCCTGGAACATCCTCACCTGCCTCGAGGAGAACGCGGTCCTCTTCACGAACGGGGACAACGACACCTTTCCTCTTTGGTATCTCCAGGAGGTCGAGGGAGTGCGGAAGGATGTGCGGGTCGCGAACCTGGCGCTCCTCAACACGTCCTGGTACATTTGGCAGCTGAAACATCTCGAACCGAAGGTCCCCATCGGGTATTCGGACGCCGAGATCGAGGATCTTCGCGCGTTCCGCACGCGGGACGGGAGCATCGTCGCCATCAAGGATCAGGCGGTCTTCGAGATCATCCGGGCGAACGCCTGGGAAAGACCCCTCTACTTCGCGGTCACGGTCCCGGAGCTGATGGGGCTCGACGAACGGAGGGTGCTCCGCCTCGAAGGGCTCGTCTACCGGATCGTGCCCGAGCCGCAAACCAAGTACGTGGACACGAGACGAACGGAGGAGAACCTCTGGGAGCGCTACCGGTACCGGGGGGTTCTCACGAAGGATGGGGTCCGCGACGATTCGGTGGTGAAGGACTCGAACGAGGAAAAGCTCGTGGCGAACTATGCCGCGGCCTTCAGCCGTCTCGCCATCCAGCTTCGAAACGACGGGGAGTTCGAGCGGGCGATCCGGGCGATGGAGATGACGCGGCGGATCGTCCCGCGCTATCGTGTCTACGAGGGGCTGATGGGGCCCCTCTACGCGGAGGCGGAGCGCTACGAGGACGCGGAGAGCCTGTTCGTCCGCCAGATCGGGGACTATCCCGACTCGCTTTCCCCGTATCTTGGGCTGGCGTTCGTACGCGACAAGCGGGGAAGGCAGGATGAGGCGGACAGCCTGTATCGCGAGGGGATCCGCGTTTCCCCCGCGCACCAGGAAGGGTACCTGAGGCTCTGCCGGCTGCGCCTCCAGCGGGGCGACCTCACAGGGGCGCGCGAGGTCCTTCTCGCGTGGATCGTGGCCCGGCCGGACGACGCGGCCGCGCGCGCGCAGCTTCGCGAGGTGGAGGACGCGCTGGCCCGCGGCGCGGCCGGGGATCCACCCGACGGCGAGGAGGAAACGGATGAAGGGTAG
- a CDS encoding NAD-dependent epimerase/dehydratase family protein → MKGRALVTGAAGFVGSHVVEMLLASGAEVVGVDAFTDAYDPRMKEENLREARSAAGFRLVREDLNAIDLNRLLEGIDVVFHLAAQAGVRASWGRDFERYVNANILATQRLLEAAREQPIRRFVFASSSSVYGETDRLPVREDAPKRPHSPYGVTKLAAENLGHLYRRNHGVPFVALRYFTVIGPRQRPDMAPYRLVEAAFGGEPFPIFGTGEQTRDFTFVEDAARATIRAGERETESGVFNIGGGARITLNEAIRLVEESAGRAVARRSADWQKGDVRDTWADCAAAARELEFGASVSVKEAIERLVRWYRKNRMHER, encoded by the coding sequence ATGAAGGGTAGAGCGCTCGTCACCGGCGCGGCGGGGTTCGTCGGGTCGCACGTCGTGGAGATGCTTCTCGCGTCAGGCGCCGAGGTGGTCGGTGTCGACGCGTTCACCGATGCCTACGACCCGCGAATGAAGGAGGAGAACCTGAGGGAGGCGCGATCGGCGGCCGGCTTTCGTCTCGTCCGTGAGGATCTGAACGCGATCGACCTCAATCGTCTTCTCGAAGGGATCGACGTCGTCTTCCATCTGGCCGCGCAGGCGGGGGTCCGGGCGAGTTGGGGGCGCGATTTCGAGCGCTATGTGAACGCCAACATCCTTGCGACGCAGAGACTCCTCGAGGCGGCCCGCGAACAACCGATCCGCCGGTTCGTCTTCGCGTCGTCGTCGTCCGTCTACGGAGAGACCGACCGCCTCCCGGTGCGCGAGGACGCGCCCAAGAGGCCCCATTCCCCCTACGGGGTCACTAAGCTCGCCGCCGAGAACCTCGGGCACCTCTACCGGCGGAATCACGGCGTCCCTTTCGTCGCGCTACGCTACTTTACGGTGATCGGGCCGCGCCAGCGCCCGGACATGGCCCCCTATCGGCTCGTGGAGGCGGCGTTCGGCGGGGAACCGTTCCCGATCTTCGGCACGGGCGAGCAGACCCGCGACTTCACGTTCGTCGAGGATGCGGCGCGAGCCACGATCCGCGCCGGCGAACGGGAGACGGAATCCGGCGTCTTCAACATCGGCGGCGGCGCCCGGATCACGCTGAACGAAGCGATCCGTCTCGTGGAGGAGAGCGCCGGGCGTGCCGTGGCGCGCCGGAGCGCGGACTGGCAGAAGGGGGACGTGCGCGACACGTGGGCGGACTGCGCCGCGGCCGCGAGGGAGCTCGAGTTCGGCGCCTCGGTCAGCGTAAAGGAGGCGATCGAGAGGCTCGTGCGCTGGTACCGGAAGAACCGAATGCATGAGAGATAA
- a CDS encoding glycosyltransferase, which yields MDGRSVSVVIPAWNAAGRVGRAVRASLAQDGISPAPEVVVVDDGSSDRTAEEAEGAGARVVCQENRGPAAARNAGWRAAGGETILFTDADCIPCADWAARLVNLLGEERAGAAGGSYDIANPESLLARCVQEEIALRHRRMKRNVRFLGSYNLAVRRRVLEETGGFDESYRRASGEDNDLSYRIRKRGYRLLFDPEARVRHVHPERLGRYLLEQARHGYWRMKLYRDHPERMRGDDYSGLVDFLEPPAALAAVLLLPFARTAPARLAAAIALLFLLLAALGATVRMARRGGPSLLFFFPVRLARAFARGGGLAAGVWSFWIAAALRGETR from the coding sequence ATGGATGGCCGAAGCGTTTCCGTCGTGATCCCCGCGTGGAACGCGGCCGGGCGCGTCGGCCGGGCCGTACGCGCGTCCCTCGCGCAGGATGGGATCTCTCCAGCGCCCGAGGTCGTCGTCGTGGACGACGGCTCCTCCGACCGAACGGCGGAGGAGGCGGAAGGGGCGGGAGCGCGGGTCGTTTGTCAGGAGAACCGGGGGCCCGCGGCGGCGCGGAACGCAGGATGGCGCGCGGCGGGGGGGGAGACGATCCTCTTCACCGACGCGGACTGCATCCCCTGCGCGGACTGGGCGGCGCGTCTCGTGAATCTCCTCGGCGAGGAACGCGCGGGAGCGGCGGGGGGATCGTACGACATCGCGAACCCGGAATCGCTCCTCGCGCGCTGCGTCCAAGAGGAGATCGCGCTCCGCCATCGCCGCATGAAGAGGAACGTCCGGTTCCTCGGGTCGTACAACCTGGCGGTGAGAAGGCGCGTGCTCGAGGAGACGGGCGGCTTCGACGAATCCTACCGCCGAGCGAGCGGCGAGGACAACGACCTCTCCTATCGGATCCGGAAGCGCGGTTACCGCCTTCTCTTCGATCCCGAGGCGCGCGTGCGTCACGTTCACCCGGAGCGTCTCGGACGGTATCTTCTCGAGCAGGCCCGGCACGGGTATTGGAGGATGAAGCTCTACCGCGATCATCCGGAGCGGATGCGGGGGGACGATTACAGCGGTCTCGTCGACTTCCTCGAGCCGCCGGCCGCCCTCGCGGCGGTTCTCCTTCTTCCGTTCGCGCGGACCGCGCCCGCGCGCCTCGCCGCGGCGATCGCGCTCCTCTTTCTCCTTCTCGCGGCGCTCGGGGCGACGGTCCGCATGGCGCGCCGCGGAGGGCCTTCGCTTCTCTTCTTCTTCCCGGTTCGGCTCGCGCGGGCCTTCGCGCGCGGAGGAGGCCTCGCGGCCGGGGTCTGGAGCTTCTGGATTGCGGCCGCCCTGCGGGGGGAAACGCGGTGA
- a CDS encoding glycosyltransferase family 2 protein, with amino-acid sequence MSGRGKGIVVLVPAFNEEETVGRVVREVYEALPEAAVVVLNDGSADRTGQEARRAGARVVDLPVNLGIGAAMQTGYRYAAARGFRAAVQVDGDGQHIPSEIPVLLGALEEGADLAVGSRFLDRGSYRAPALRRLGIVFFGAVVTLLTGKRFRDTTSGFRAANRRVIEFFARHYPSDYPEPEAILLLCRAGFHVREVAARLRERGGGHSSITALRGLFYIFKVFLALVMGTVRRPPRAEE; translated from the coding sequence GTGAGCGGAAGGGGGAAGGGGATCGTCGTTCTCGTTCCCGCCTTCAACGAGGAGGAAACGGTCGGCCGGGTGGTCCGAGAAGTTTACGAGGCGCTTCCCGAAGCGGCGGTCGTCGTTCTGAACGACGGGTCGGCCGATCGGACCGGCCAGGAGGCGCGGCGCGCGGGCGCGCGCGTCGTCGATCTTCCTGTCAATCTCGGGATCGGGGCGGCGATGCAGACCGGATACCGCTATGCCGCCGCCCGAGGTTTTCGCGCCGCCGTCCAGGTCGACGGGGACGGCCAACACATCCCTTCGGAAATCCCGGTCCTCCTTGGCGCGCTGGAGGAGGGGGCGGACCTCGCGGTGGGATCCCGCTTCCTCGATCGGGGTTCGTACCGCGCGCCGGCCCTTCGGCGCCTTGGGATCGTCTTCTTCGGAGCGGTCGTCACGCTCCTCACGGGGAAGCGGTTCCGCGACACGACGAGCGGCTTCCGCGCGGCGAACCGCCGGGTGATCGAGTTCTTCGCACGCCATTACCCGAGCGACTACCCGGAGCCGGAGGCGATCCTCCTTCTTTGCCGCGCCGGCTTTCACGTGCGGGAGGTCGCGGCGCGTCTTCGCGAGAGAGGGGGTGGCCACTCGTCGATCACCGCCCTCCGCGGATTGTTTTATATCTTCAAGGTTTTTCTCGCCCTCGTGATGGGAACCGTGCGGCGGCCGCCGAGGGCGGAGGAGTAG
- a CDS encoding DUF2304 domain-containing protein, whose product MFSQVQTVSVLGSLALLLVILELVRKGRLAEEFSLLWILTAGVLLLLSLWRGVLDLLAAALGIFYPPSALFLVAFGFVLLLILHFSIIVSRLSRQNRELAQALALLRTEIEEAKEEK is encoded by the coding sequence ATGTTCAGCCAAGTCCAGACCGTGTCCGTTCTCGGTTCGCTGGCGCTCCTTCTTGTCATCCTCGAGCTCGTTCGGAAGGGGAGGCTCGCGGAGGAGTTCAGCCTCCTCTGGATCCTGACGGCGGGGGTTCTCCTCCTTCTTTCGCTTTGGAGGGGCGTTCTCGACCTCCTCGCGGCGGCGCTCGGCATCTTCTATCCGCCGTCGGCTCTCTTTCTCGTCGCCTTCGGGTTCGTGCTCCTCCTGATACTTCACTTCTCGATCATCGTCTCGCGCCTCTCGCGGCAGAACCGGGAGTTGGCGCAAGCTCTCGCGCTTCTCCGCACGGAGATCGAGGAAGCGAAAGAGGAGAAGTGA
- a CDS encoding tetratricopeptide repeat protein produces MATADRKTERKRAAAPSPWERTERYILLVAGILAVGWGLRAAFLSADPPDTLSWSQGPFTDGAVVVHNARSKVISGSWFVDYTKDILLFPLSNLAAYPVFRAAGVGRWQAAFTNTLFAVLSLLVMGAGLAAALGRPLALLWLLVASFSYFLIMFQRIPLAEPAMILLLSLSFYYFCTAERGRWRPAASGFFAAAAPFFGKAHAYYFPLVLLAALWIMRRREKGERPGSRLPLLGMGAAALLWIAVLFAPHAKHIFSHLAHESYQKHLGGLFGFFKEWLQNVVGMGTYTKMFQREPIPCSLGFVGFAALLAKGRAGWREEKPAIVLLALWVVMGWIALSLIRMPAPRYLTALHFPLLGLAAMTLGALARGGTLAWKMPRSVGGRIVFAALLFFALYQPLSAVGTPILQVLRNSAWGIGIYGLFVRREQFSELVFFCSVLSAILTLLLLAGLFWRGAEKPWRASFSPRTGRRLALALVLLTLAVNANNWVAWAANRTYYLRDASRDLADWLPPGARLMGSYAPTLGLDNRLPVYAYFGEIGETDVFRKHGISHVVIVSQGDHAEIKEKYPEIFAKWDMVLSYPLRCRYSDTMGIFRLPEEVDGARIHSCEVSLFERAVEVASQMKWAEALALLQEFTQEKPGNADGHYLVGFMYNELGRREEAVRSIRKAIDIRPQRPYYYYKLGEIYADLGQPVEAKRLLEIANRLNPRDRDVKEALDGLQPRGH; encoded by the coding sequence ATGGCGACCGCGGATCGGAAGACGGAACGGAAGCGGGCGGCGGCGCCGTCTCCGTGGGAACGGACGGAGCGGTACATCCTTCTCGTCGCGGGGATTCTCGCGGTCGGGTGGGGACTGCGCGCGGCGTTTCTCTCGGCCGATCCGCCCGACACGCTCTCCTGGAGCCAGGGCCCGTTCACCGACGGGGCGGTCGTCGTTCACAACGCGAGGAGCAAGGTCATCTCTGGTTCATGGTTCGTCGATTACACGAAAGACATCCTTCTCTTCCCCCTCTCGAACCTCGCCGCGTATCCGGTCTTCCGCGCCGCGGGGGTCGGGCGTTGGCAAGCGGCCTTCACGAACACCCTCTTCGCCGTCCTCTCGCTCTTGGTGATGGGAGCGGGGCTCGCGGCGGCGCTCGGAAGACCGCTCGCGCTTCTCTGGCTGCTCGTCGCGTCGTTCAGCTATTTCCTCATCATGTTTCAACGAATCCCTCTCGCCGAGCCGGCGATGATCCTTCTCCTCTCTCTGTCCTTCTACTACTTCTGCACCGCCGAAAGAGGGAGATGGCGCCCGGCGGCGAGCGGCTTCTTCGCGGCCGCCGCTCCCTTCTTCGGCAAGGCGCACGCGTACTACTTCCCTCTCGTTCTCCTCGCGGCCCTGTGGATCATGCGGCGGCGCGAGAAAGGGGAACGGCCGGGCTCTCGTCTTCCGCTTCTCGGGATGGGGGCGGCCGCGCTCCTCTGGATTGCCGTTCTCTTCGCCCCTCACGCGAAGCACATCTTCTCGCACCTCGCGCATGAGTCGTATCAGAAGCACCTGGGCGGCCTGTTCGGCTTTTTCAAAGAGTGGCTTCAGAACGTGGTCGGCATGGGAACCTACACGAAGATGTTCCAGAGAGAGCCGATCCCCTGCTCGCTCGGCTTCGTCGGTTTCGCCGCCCTCCTCGCCAAGGGACGCGCCGGTTGGAGGGAGGAGAAGCCGGCGATCGTTCTCCTCGCGCTTTGGGTGGTTATGGGTTGGATCGCCCTCTCGCTGATCCGCATGCCGGCTCCCCGTTATCTCACCGCGCTTCATTTCCCCCTTCTCGGGCTCGCGGCGATGACCCTCGGCGCCCTTGCTCGAGGGGGAACGCTCGCGTGGAAGATGCCCCGGAGTGTGGGAGGGAGGATCGTGTTCGCCGCGCTTCTCTTCTTCGCGCTCTACCAGCCCCTCTCGGCGGTTGGGACGCCGATCCTTCAGGTCTTGAGGAACTCGGCGTGGGGGATCGGGATCTACGGTCTCTTCGTTCGAAGGGAACAGTTCAGCGAGCTGGTCTTCTTCTGCTCGGTCCTTTCGGCGATCCTGACGCTCCTCCTTCTCGCGGGTCTTTTCTGGCGCGGCGCGGAGAAGCCTTGGCGAGCGTCCTTCTCCCCGAGAACCGGGCGCCGGCTCGCGCTCGCTCTGGTTCTCCTGACGCTCGCCGTGAACGCCAACAACTGGGTCGCGTGGGCGGCGAACCGGACGTACTACCTCCGCGACGCCTCGAGGGACCTCGCCGACTGGCTCCCCCCGGGGGCCCGCCTCATGGGAAGCTACGCGCCCACGCTCGGGCTCGACAACCGTCTGCCGGTCTATGCGTACTTCGGGGAGATCGGCGAGACCGACGTCTTCCGCAAGCACGGCATCAGCCACGTCGTGATCGTGAGCCAGGGGGATCACGCGGAGATCAAGGAGAAGTACCCGGAGATCTTCGCGAAATGGGACATGGTCCTCTCCTACCCGCTCCGCTGCCGGTATTCGGACACGATGGGGATCTTCCGCTTGCCGGAGGAGGTGGACGGCGCGCGCATCCATTCGTGCGAGGTCTCGCTCTTCGAGCGGGCGGTCGAGGTCGCCTCGCAGATGAAATGGGCGGAAGCCCTCGCGCTTCTCCAGGAGTTCACGCAGGAGAAGCCGGGGAACGCGGACGGCCATTACCTCGTCGGGTTCATGTACAATGAGCTGGGGCGCCGGGAGGAGGCGGTCCGGTCGATTCGAAAGGCGATCGACATTCGGCCGCAGAGGCCTTACTACTATTACAAGCTCGGCGAGATCTACGCGGACCTCGGGCAACCCGTGGAGGCGAAGCGTCTGCTCGAGATCGCGAACCGTCTGAACCCGCGGGACCGGGACGTGAAGGAAGCCCTCGACGGCCTCCAGCCCCGCGGGCACTGA